One window of the Leptospira koniambonensis genome contains the following:
- a CDS encoding cell envelope biogenesis protein OmpA has product MFGKIFPFLGLLGVLYSSSISANSLISTESGSFSPNWDGVSDILRFKIQTSSLPKLQDWELTIRSASGETVRKFEAGKIRKKGFTLFSDENEFAAEDIYLPSILEWDGENENGTPVGDGYYTYQLFLLTANKERILSEESTFYLDARPPKAEANCKTKLLLSDDRNLSKIIIQQKTSGESADIFIGEFLDFEGRSLKAYTWRNREVPYQLVWDGTDSNGKPVPPGLYTYKLTGRDPAGNESIDRIENLTVKNDSSGVDLNVEGDLFPSDPNNPLNRIKFNSFVSSKLKSDSYELEIFKNEAKEDNLVFSQKSLGEPPAELIWEPKNKENKPLGPGIYFYRLTVYNRYDKHISIPKKFQLSDQKPKFSYDVSPGGFTPDGDWQKDLVEIRLKSKGLPIVSWKINIMESYFDGDKQEERIVRSWNGTGNGPDKLIWYGLDDQGRRIGSLAELRFVLSYKDVFGGEEELELGDIKTDILVVKEKEGFRFSVPNRIYEDKWWTLPSKLKSVLSKFPGYKAELQIHTSHRGDDEYNLRASEEKAKKVFQSLFGKDYEFGRYRYRGYGETLPLIPGNGAYEVDRNERVDFFLSVGK; this is encoded by the coding sequence ATGTTCGGAAAAATTTTTCCTTTTTTAGGTCTTCTGGGAGTTCTATACTCATCTTCGATTTCCGCAAATTCTCTTATCAGCACTGAATCCGGCTCCTTCTCTCCGAACTGGGATGGGGTCTCTGACATTCTAAGATTCAAAATACAAACTTCTTCTTTGCCAAAATTGCAAGATTGGGAGCTAACAATCCGAAGCGCCTCTGGAGAAACTGTTCGAAAATTTGAAGCAGGAAAGATCCGAAAAAAAGGATTCACATTATTTTCGGACGAGAACGAATTCGCAGCAGAAGATATTTATCTACCTTCTATACTAGAATGGGATGGAGAAAATGAAAACGGAACTCCAGTTGGAGATGGATATTATACGTATCAGTTATTTTTGCTGACCGCAAACAAAGAAAGGATCCTTTCTGAAGAATCTACATTCTACTTAGATGCAAGACCTCCCAAAGCAGAAGCAAATTGTAAGACTAAGTTATTATTGAGCGATGACAGGAATTTATCCAAGATCATCATACAACAAAAGACTTCTGGAGAATCTGCAGATATTTTTATAGGAGAATTTTTAGACTTCGAAGGCAGATCCTTAAAAGCTTATACTTGGAGAAATAGAGAAGTTCCTTATCAACTCGTATGGGATGGAACTGATTCCAATGGCAAACCAGTTCCTCCAGGTCTGTATACATATAAACTCACAGGAAGAGATCCTGCGGGAAACGAATCCATTGATAGAATCGAAAACCTTACTGTTAAAAATGATTCTTCCGGAGTAGATTTAAACGTAGAAGGAGATTTATTTCCTTCTGATCCAAACAATCCATTAAATCGTATTAAATTTAACTCATTCGTTTCTTCTAAATTAAAATCAGATTCTTATGAACTGGAAATTTTCAAGAACGAAGCAAAAGAAGATAATTTAGTCTTCTCCCAAAAATCTTTAGGTGAACCTCCTGCAGAACTGATCTGGGAACCAAAGAACAAAGAAAACAAACCTTTAGGCCCAGGAATTTATTTTTATCGTCTAACGGTTTATAATAGATACGATAAACATATTAGTATTCCTAAAAAATTCCAACTTTCAGACCAAAAGCCAAAATTCTCCTACGATGTTTCTCCCGGTGGATTTACGCCTGATGGAGATTGGCAAAAAGATCTGGTCGAGATCCGTCTAAAATCAAAGGGACTTCCAATCGTTTCCTGGAAGATCAATATTATGGAATCTTATTTTGACGGGGACAAACAAGAAGAAAGGATCGTACGTAGCTGGAACGGAACCGGCAATGGTCCAGACAAATTAATCTGGTATGGTTTGGACGATCAGGGTAGAAGAATAGGATCTCTTGCAGAACTCAGATTTGTTCTTTCTTACAAAGACGTATTTGGTGGAGAAGAAGAATTAGAATTAGGAGATATCAAAACAGATATCCTAGTAGTAAAAGAAAAAGAAGGATTTAGATTTTCAGTCCCAAATCGGATCTATGAAGACAAATGGTGGACATTACCTTCTAAACTAAAATCAGTCTTAAGTAAATTTCCCGGATATAAAGCAGAGTTACAGATCCATACTTCTCATAGAGGAGACGATGAATATAATCTAAGAGCTTCTGAAGAAAAAGCTAAAAAAGTATTCCAATCTTTATTCGGAAAAGATTATGAATTCGGAAGATATAGATACAGAGGTTATGGAGAAACATTACCTTTGATCCCAGGCAATGGAGCTTACGAAGTAGATCGAAATGAAAGAGTAGATTTCTTCCTAAGTGTAGGAAAATAA
- a CDS encoding NUDIX hydrolase yields the protein MKFCSVCGSEVVQKIPEGDSLTRHVCENCGTIHYQNPKVIVGTIPIWEGKILLCKRAIEPRKGYWTLPAGFLENRETVEEGAARETSEEANAKIDIVRLHSVYSIPHISQVYMFFLANLIDGIFSESSESEEVKLFSPEEIPWEEIAFASVTFALKRYTEKPGMSSDAVTHMGSIRNRKLEDKT from the coding sequence ATGAAATTTTGCAGCGTTTGCGGCTCTGAAGTAGTCCAAAAAATCCCGGAAGGAGACAGTCTCACAAGACATGTTTGTGAGAACTGCGGGACCATACATTACCAAAATCCAAAGGTAATCGTTGGGACCATTCCTATCTGGGAAGGAAAAATACTTCTCTGCAAGCGTGCGATTGAACCTAGAAAGGGATATTGGACTCTTCCCGCCGGATTTTTAGAAAATAGAGAAACAGTAGAAGAAGGCGCGGCCAGAGAAACTTCTGAAGAAGCAAACGCAAAGATAGATATCGTTCGCCTTCATTCTGTATATAGCATTCCTCATATCAGCCAAGTTTATATGTTCTTCCTTGCAAACTTGATCGACGGCATTTTTTCAGAAAGCTCAGAATCGGAAGAAGTAAAACTATTCTCCCCGGAAGAAATCCCTTGGGAAGAGATCGCATTTGCTTCGGTCACATTTGCATTAAAACGTTATACTGAAAAACCTGGAATGTCCTCTGACGCAGTGACTCATATGGGTTCTATCCGTAATAGAAAACTAGAGGATAAAACATAA